Genomic DNA from Mycobacterium stomatepiae:
GCTTGGACGACGTGGCTGCCATCTTGATTGTTCTCGATGTCTTTGTCGGCATCATCGCCGTGGTCGGATTGATTTTTACCTGGAATCGGCTGCGGGCACGACGCAGAAGGTCGGGCGCCAAGGGTGTCGTCCTGGTTGTCGATCGACTCACCCCGCGCCGAAGGAATATGGCTCGCCTGCAGGTGAGCCTGCGGATGATCGGGCCGACCGTGCGCTACGAGGTGGGACTCGATCTCGAAGTGGACGGCAATCCGTTCGAGGTGTCGACACCCAAACCCGAGATACGTCCGTCGATGGGCTGCGAGGACGATGAAATGTCCTGGGGCTTCGAGATTTCCGAAGACGAACTGGACAACGTCTGGGTGATCGCGTCCTGGATGGCCGCCGAGAACGCCGACCTGCGGATGGCCGCGATCGCGTCGAATCTGAGCACGGAGCAAACCTACGAGTGGCGCTGGGCGGCTGACTGGCGCATCTCGGGTGCGGGCCATTGGCGAAAACGACGACACCCGACGACTCCCCCACGCACCGTGGCGGGAATGGGGCCCCTGGAACTGGGCCGGGCGCCGGGCCGGGGGCGGGCGGCGCGACCCGTGGCCGACGCCCCAGAACAGCAGTAGCGCGGCGTTATTGGGGGCCGTTGGTAGCGGTGGTGTGCGGCAGCGCACCGGGGCAATAGGCGGTGGCCGCGATCGCCGCAAACTTCGCGGCGTTCTCTTCGCGGAGTCCGGGATTGCGGTCTTCGACGGTTTTGACGACGTCCACCATCTGCGTGCCCTGGCCGACCGCCTGACACACCCACTTACCCGCCGCGATCGCCCGGCCCGGGTCGGGGAAGGTGACGCCGGACGCCTGCAGCGCGGCAAGGAACTGGTCGTCCATGGGATCGGCGCACGCGGGGGCAGCCGTGCAGAGCATCGCGACGGCGCTTACCAGCATCAGGAGGCGTGTCATAGCTCACTGATCGTCGCAGACCCGCGGCAAACTCGCATCCCTCTTTCGGGTGCCGGCGCCCAAACGGTCACCGGCACCGGCCGAGCGCTGGTCACGGCGGCTGGCCGGGGTTGTCCGGGCCGGTCCAACCCCTCCCGTTCGGCGGAGTCGGTGTGCAATTATTCGAAGATGCGCCGCTGGCTGATCGTCCTGTCGACCCTGCTCATCGCCGCCGCCAGCCCTGCCGGGGTTGCCGCGCCGCGCGCGTGGGCTCAGGACGCGCCGATCGGACACATCGGCGACACGCTGCGGGTGGACACCGGCACCTACATCGCCGACATCACCGTCAGCAGCGTGACCCTCTGCGACCCGCCGCCCGGGTTCGGCTACACCCGCAGCGGCGTGCCGATCAAAAGCTTCCCGGGCAGCACCCCCAACCGCGCCGACGTGACGGTCCGCGCGATCCAGGTGCCCAACCCGTACATCATGGCCGCCGCGTTCAGCTTCGACGGAGTGACGCCGTTCGCCGATGCCTACAAGCCGCGCGCCACCGACGCGCCCGACGCTCTGGACAACGTGCTCGTCAACGCGCCCAACGGCGCGATCGTGCGCGGCGGAGTGTATTGGGATGCCTACCGCGATCCCGTCTCCAACGTCGTGCTGCTGGACCGCAAGACGGGCAGGCACCTCGCACAGTGGAACCTCTGACGCTTGACATCCAGCGCGTCGCGGCGGATTCCGTCGACCTGACAGAGCTGGCTAACGTTGCGGCCCTTACCTTTCCGTTGGCATGCCCGCCCACCGCGACGCCGGAGAACATCGCGTCGTTCGTCTCCACAAACCTGACGCCCGCCCGCTTCGGCGAGTATCTCAACGACCCGAACCGGGCCATTCTGACCGCGCGGCGCGACGATCGGATCGTCGGTTACGCCATGCTTGTTCGCGGCGTCTCGCAGGACCCCGGCGTGCAGCGGGCAGTCGAAATCCGGCCGGCCGCAGAGCTATCCAAGTTGTATCTGCTGCCCGACTGCCACGGCAGCGGGGCATCGGCGGCACTGATGCAGCGCGCGCTGGCGGCCGCGGACGACTCGAAAGTGCGCTGCGTGTGGCTTGGCGTCAGCAAGGCAAACCAACGCGCACAACGCTTTTACGCCAAGAGCGGCTTTAAGGTCAACGGCACCAGGACGTTTCAGGTCGGCGATCACCTCGAGAACGACTACGTCATGATTCGCGAGGCTGGGTAGCCGCGGCGGTCAGCGCAAGCAACCGCGACGTGGCCCGCAGGTACTTCTTCCGGTAGCCACCGGCCAGCATCTCCTCGCTGAAGATGCTGTCCAGTTTCGCGCCGGACGCCACCACCGGAATGCCGGCGTCATAGAGGCGATCGGTGAGCGACACCAGCCGCAGCGCGACGTTCTGATCGTCGATACCGTGCACACCGGTCAGGAACACCACCGTCACACCCTCGATCAGGCTCAGGTAGCGCGACGGGTGCATGGTCGCCAAGTGCGCACACAGCGCATCGAAGTCGTCCAGCGTCGCCCCCGCCACGTCGGCCGCGCGGGCGACGACCTCGTCGTCCGACAGGGGCGGCGGCGCGGGCGGCAGACCGCGGTGCCGGTAGTCCGGACCCTCGATCCGCACGGTGGTGAAAATGCTTGCCAGCGTGTTGATTTCGCGCAGGAAATCCTGCGCGGCGAAGCGTCCCTCCCCTAGCTGCTCGGGCAGCGTGTTCGAGGTGGCGGCCACTGACACTCCCCGCTCGACCAACGACGACAGCATCCGCGACACCAGCGTGGTGTTGCCCGGATCGTCGAGTTCGAACTCGTCGATGCAGACCGCCGTGTAGTCGGCCAGCAGGTCGATGCATTCGGCGAAACCGAACACCCCGGCTAACTGGGTCAGCTCCCCGAACGTCGCGAACGCCTTGGGACGAGGGCCGGGCAGCCGGTAGTAGGCCGAGGCCAGCAGGTGCGTCTTGCCGACGCCGAATCCGCCGTCCAGGTAGATGCCCACGCCGGACAGCACCGCCCGTTTGCCCAACAGCTTGCGCCGGCCCGCGCGCCGCTCGACGGCCTCGCGGCAGAAGTCCTGACACGCCACCAGCGCGGCGGCCTGCGTCGGCTCCGCCGGATCCGGGCGATAAGTCCCGAAGCCCACGTCGGCGAACGTTGGCGGCGGCCGCAATTGGGCGATGAGCCGTTCCGGCGACACGGTCGGATGCCGATCCACCAGATGCTGCACGCCCCCGGAATCTTCCGCAGACACCGACCCGTGCATGCGCAAACTCTAACGGCGTGCTGCAATCGTCCTCATGCCCGAGTCAGGCACCGGCAAAGCCGCCGACACCGCGATGACCCTGCTCGGGTCGGGACGCGAACTCGACGACGGCGAACTCCCCCAGCTCTACGCCTACCCGGATACCGACGACACCTGGGTGCGGGCGAATTTCATCACCAGCATCGACGGCGGTGCCACCGCCGAGGGCAAGACCGGCCCGATGGCGGGGCCCGGTGACCGGTTGATCTTCTTCCTGCTGCGCGAGCTCGCCGACGTGATCGTCGTCGGCGCGGGCACCGTGCGGGTGGAGGGCTATTCCGGCGCGCACGCAGGAATAGCCGAACGCCAGCGCCGGCAGGCCCGCGGGCAAAGCGAAGTGCCGCAACTGGCCATCGTCACCAAGTCCGGCCTGCTGGACCGGGAGATGGGGGTATTCACCCGGACCGAGGTGCCGCCCCTGGTGCTCACCTGCACCGCGGCGGCCGACGAGACCCGCCACCTGCTCGGCGATCTGGCCGAGGTGATCGACTGCTCCGGCAGCGATCCCAACAAGGTTGACGAGGCCGCGTTGCTTGCGATCCTGCGGGCCCGCGGCATGCGCCGGGTGCTGACCGAGGGCGGCCCGATGCTGCTCGGCTCGTTGATGCAGCGAGACATGCTCGACGAGCTGTGCCTGACGATCGCGCCGTACATCATCGGCGGGCTGGCCCGGCGGATCGCGACGGGCCCGGGCCAAGCGCTGAGCCGAATGGACTGCCAGCACGTGCTGACCGACGACGCAGGCTACCTCTACACGCGCTACGTGCGGGCTTAGCCCGGTGACGATGCGCCCCGCGCAGCGAGGCGAGGAGGAGGCGGGCAATCCAGCACAGCCCGGGGCATGGCTACTGTGGTCGGCATGAGTCGGCACCTGACGCCCGCGACCGTCCTGGTCCCGTTGACGGTCGTCGTCACCGCTTTGCTGACCGCCTGCGTTCCCGGCCTGCCCGCCGACCCGCGCTTCGCGACCAACGCCGGCGCACGACCGCAGGGCGCGGCCACGACGAAACCCCCACCCGCCGGTCCGCCTCCGATCGCCGCCCCCAAGAACGACTTGTCGTGGCACGACTGCACGTCGAAGGTGCTCAGCGACGCCGGCGTGCGCAACGCCCCCGCCGGAGTTCAGCTGGATTGCGCGAACTACGACGCCGACCTCGACCCGGTCAACGGCGGGACGGGAACCGTCACCGTCGGTGTGGTCCGCGCGCGGTCGAGTCAGACCCCGAAGGACGCCGGGCCCGTCGTCTTCACCACGGGCTCCGACATGCCGTCGTCGGCGCAGCTGCCGGTGTGGCTGTCCCGGTCGGGCAACGATCTGCTGGCGGCCCACCCGATCGTCGCCGTGGACCGCCGCGGCATCGGCATGTCGAGCCCGATCGACTGCCGGGATCGCTCCGATCGCCAGGCGATGCGCGATCAGGCCCAATTCCAAACCGGCGACGATCCGGTCGCCAATCTGTCCGACGTGTCCAACACCGCGACAACCAGCTGCACTGACGCCATCGCCCCGGGTGACAGCGCCTACGACAACTCGCATGCCGCCTCGGACATCGAGCGACTGCGCAGCCTCTGGGACGTGCCATCGGTCGCGCTGCTCGGCATCGGCAACGGCGCCCAGGTCGCGCTGGCTTACGCGTCGTCGCGTCCCGACAAGGTCGCCCGGCTGATGGTCGACTCCCCGATTGCGTTGGGGGTCAACGCCGAAGCGGCCGCTGAGCAACAGGTCAAGGGCCAGCAGGCCGCGCTCGACGCGTTCGCCGCCCAGTGCGTCGCGGTGAACTGCGCGCTCGGTCCCGATCCCAAGGGCGCCGTCAGCGCGCTGCTGGCCGACGCCCGGGCCGGCCGGGGGCCCGGCGGCGCCTCGCTGGCCGAGGTCGTCAACGCCATCACCGTCGCGCTGGGCTTCCCGTCCGGCGGCCGCGTCAACGCCACGACGAGTCTGGCCAGCGCGCTGGCCGCGGCCCGCTCCGGTGACACCAACCAGTTGAACAGCCTGATCAACCACGCCGACGCCACCGAGGACTCCGACGGTCAGTTCGTCAACTCCTGCAGCGACGCGATCAACCGCCCGACCCCGGACCGTGTCCGTGAGCTGGTGGTCGCCTGGGGCAAGCTCTACCCGCAGTTCGGCACCGTCGCCGCGCTCAACTTGGTCAAATGCGTGCACTGGCCCACGATCTCGCCGCCGGCACCGCCCAAGGAGCTCAAGGTCGACGTCGTGTTGCTGGGCGTGCAGAACGATCCGATCGTCGGCTCCGAAGGCGTCGCCCAGACGGCGGCCACGATCATCAACGCCGGCGCGGCCAGCCGGCGGGTGATGTGGCAGGGCATCGGTCACGGCGCCAGCATCTACACGCCCTGCGCGATTCCGCCGTTGGTCGGCTATCTCGACACCGGCAAGGTGCCCGCAACCGACACATACTGTCCCGCCTGAGCTGACGGCCCCGCGCCGCGGTGTACGGTGCGCTGGTGACGGCAGCTGACTCGACCCGTACCGGCCTGCGCAATTCGGTGCTGGCCGCCTTCGGTCCCCAGACCGGGCCGCCGAGTACCGCGACCATCTTGCGGTCGGTGCTGTGGCCGGTGGCGATCCTGTCGGTGTTGCACCGCAGCATCGTGCTCACGCTGAACGGCAATATCACCGACGACTTCAAGCCGGTGTACCGCGCGGTGCTGAACTTCCGGAACCACTGGGACATCTACAACGAGCACTTCGACTACGTCGACCCGCACTACCTGTACCCGCCCGGCGGCACCCTACTGATGGCGCCGTTCGGATACCTGCCCTTCTCGCCGTCGCGCTACCTGTTCATCCTGATCAACACGGTGGCGATTCTGATCGCCTGGTATCTGCTGTTGCGGCTGTTCAAGTTCACGCTGGCGTCGGTGGCCGCACCCGCCCTGCTGCTGGCCATGTTCTGCACCGAGAGCGTGACCAGCACCTTGGTGTTCACCAACATCAACGGCTGTGTGCTGTTGGCCGAGGTGCTCTTCTTGCGCTGGCTGCTGGACGGGAAGGTCTCCCACCAGTGGTGGGCCGGGTTCGTCATCGGCCTGACGCTCACTCTCAAACCCGTGCTGGGTCCGCTGCTGCTGCTGCCCCTGCTCAACCGACAGTGGCGCACGCTGGTGCCCGCGCTGGTGGTGCCCGCGGTGATCAACGCGGTTGCCTGGCCGCTGGTCAGCGACCCGATGGACTTCGTCACCAAAACGCTGCCGTACATCGGCGGCACCCGCGACTACTTCAACAGCTCGATCGAGGGCAACGGCGTCTACTTCGGGCTGCCCACCTGGCTGATCGTGTTTCTGCGAATTCTGTTCATCCTGCTCACGATCGGCGCGCTGCGGCTGTTGTACCGCTACTACCGCACCCGGGATCCGCTGTTCTGGTTCACCGGCTCGTCGGGGGTGCTGCTGCTGTGTTCCTGGCTGGTGCTTCCGCTGGCCCAGGGCTACTACTCGATGATGCTGTTCCCGTTCCTGATGACGGTGGTGCTGCCGAACTCGCTGATCCGCAACTGGCCGGCCTGGCTGGGGATCTACGGCTTCATGGCGCTGGACGACTGGCTGATTTACAAATACATGAGGTACGGCCGCGCACTGCACTACCTGAAGATCACCTACGGCTGGTCGCTGCTGTTGATCGTCGCGTTCACCGTGCTGCTCTTCCGCTACCTGGACGCCAAGGCCGAAAACCGGCTGAACGACGGCATCGATCCCGCGTGGCTGACGGCTGGGCGCGAGCGAGCTAGCGTGGACGCATGACTTCCGACGTGTCGCAGCCCAAATTGCAGCTCACCGATGACGAGTGGCGCAAGAAACTCACTCCCGAGGAGTTTCGGGTGCTGCGTCGCGCCGGCACCGAGCGCCCGGGTGTCGGTGAGTACACCGACACCAAAACCCAGGGTGTCTACGAGTGCCGGGCCTGCGGGAAGGAGTTGTTCCGCAGTACCGAGAAATTCGACTCGCACTGCGGCTGGCCGTCGTTCTTCGACCCGGCCAACTCCGACGCGGTGATCCTGCGCCCCGACCATTCGATGGGCACGACGCGCACCGAGGTGATCTGCGCGAACTGCCACAGCCACCTGGGTCACGTGTTCGCCGGTGAGGGTTACCCGACGCCGACCGATCAGCGGTACTGCATCAACTCGATCTCGCTGCGCCTGGTGCCGACCGAGGGCTAAACCTTTTCCGCGACACGTAAATGGTTGCGAGGACACGCCGCACGTCGTCGCAATGGTTTACGTCTCGCGGCAGCAGCCGTCTCGCGGCAGCAGCGGGCAAGGCCGCGGCAGCGGGCCTGTCCGTCAGTCGGTTCGGGTGGCGTGGACTTCCCAGAACGGGGCGTGCACCCGACCGTTGACCAGCCAGGGTTCCATCGCCCGGAAGCGTTTCAGCATGTCCTCGGTCCGATCGGCCATGTCCGGGTTACGCGCGGCCATCATCTCGATCTGCTCGGCGCTGATGTTGACCTGGTAGGTGGTGGTGCCCAGGTAGCTGATCTCCCAGCCGCCGGCCGGTAGCACGTCACGAAAGTCGTTCTCGGACAACGACCGCATCATCGTAAATCCGTTGACGTCGTGCGCGCCGAACTCGAACATGTAGAGGCGGGCACCCGGCTTGGTGGCCCGCCGCAGCGCCTGCGCATACGACCGCGCGAGCTCGGGCTCGCTGCTGAAGGTGTGGTAGAAGGCGCAGTCGACGACGGTGTCGAACCGGTTCTCCAGCCCGTCCAGCTTGGTGGCGTCGGCCAGCTCGAAATTGACTGATACACCGGCATTTTGGGCGTTCTCCCGGGCCCGGTCCAGCGCGGCAGCCGACCCGTCAATGCCGGTCGCCGAATAACCCTTGGTGGCGTAGTAGATCGCGTGGTGCCCGGGCCCGGTGCCCGGGTCGAGCACCTCACCCTTGATCGCGCCGAGGGCGACCAGCTGCTGGACCACCGGCTGCGGACCGCCGATGTCCCATGGTGTGGCGGCGGGCAGACCGTGCGACATCCGCTCGTCGCGGTACATCTCCTCGAAGCGGGTGGGATCGTTGGGGTCGAATTCGGTTGTCATGGCAGCGAATTCACCAACTGCTCGATCGCCACCCGCGGGCCGGTGAAGAACGGCGTCTCCTCGCGGGTGTGCCGTCGGGCGTCGGTGGCGCGCAGCTCGCGCATCAGGTCGACGATGCGGTGCAGTTCGGGCGCCTCGAAGGCGAGGATCCATTCGTAGTCGCCCAGCGCGAACGCCGGAACCGTGTTGGCGCGCACGTCCTTGTACTCGCGCGCGGCCATGCCGTGCTCGGCCAGCATCCGGCGGCGTTCCTCGTCGGGCAACAGATACCACTCGTAGGACCGCACGAACGGATAGACGCAGATGTAGGCGCCGGGCTCCTCGCCGGCCAGGAACGCCGGGATGTGGCTCTTGTTGAACTCCGCCGGGCGGTGCAGCGCCACGCTGCTCCACACCGGCGCGCTGACCTGGCCCAGGGCGGTGGTGCGGCGGAAATCGGCGTAGGTGGCTTGCAACGCTTCGACGCGCTCGGCGTGCGTCCAGATCATGAAATCGGCGTCGGCCCGCAGACCCGCGACGTCGTAGAGGCCGCGCACCACGACTCCGCGTTCTTCCTGCTGCTTGAAAAACCGGGTCGCGTCGTCGATAACGGCGTCGCGCTGCTCCCCGAGCTCGCCGGGCTCCACCGAGTACACCGAGAACATCAGATAGCGAATCGTCGAGTTGAGAGCGTCAAAGTCGATCTTGGCCATGAGAACTATCGTGCCACTTCCGTGCCGGCGGCCTCGCCGGCACCGATCACGCGCTCGACGGCCTTGCCGGCCGCGCCGATACAGGCCGGCACGCCGATCCCGTCGAGGTAGCTGCCCGCCACGGCGAGGGTCGGCGGCAGCCCGGCCCGCAGCGCCGCGACCACGTCGGCGTGGCCCGGCCCATACTGCGGCATAGCCTCGATCCACCGCTGCACCCGAGCCTCCACCGGGTCGACGGTCAGCCCGAACACGGCCTTTAGGTCTTGGCGCGCCCAGGCCAACAGCTCCTCGTCGGAGGCGGTGGCGGCCAGATCGTCGCCGTATCGCCCGAACGAGAGCCGCAGGAATTGCAGGTCGCCGCCGATGCCCCATTTGCGCGACGAAAGGGTAATCGCCTTGCAGCGCAACCGCTCACCGCTGGCCGCCAGTACACCGGAGCACTGCGGGAACGCCGTATCGCCGGGCACCGCGAGCGCGACCACCACTGACGACGCGCTGGTGATGCGGCGCGCGGCGGCGTGCGTTTGCGGAGCCACACGAGAGATCAGGCGCGCCAGCCTCGGGGCGGGGATCGCCAGGATCACCGCGTCGGCATTGCACCGCGCGCCGGTGTCGTCGCCCAGCACCCAGCCCCGCCCGGCACGCTCGAGCCGGTCCACCGCGGCCCGAACCCAGCGTGCCCGGGCGCGCTCGACGAGCTCGTCGAGCAGCACCTGATAGCCGCGATCCAGCGCGCCGAACACCGGCGCGCCCGTCGTCGGCGGCAACCCCCGGCGGACCGCGTCGGTCAGGCTGGTAGCGCCGCGATCCAGCGCCGCGGCCACGCTGGGGGCCGCGGCGCGCAGCCCGATCGTGGCCGCCGAGCCCGCGTACACCCCACTCAGCAGCGGGTCGACGGAGCGCGCCACGGTCTGCTCGCCGAACCGGTCGCCCACCAATTCCGCGGCGGCCGGGTCGCTTCCGGGCTGCCAATCCAGCGGGCGGCCCGGCTCAGCGTCGATACGCGCGACGGTGGCCTCGTCGA
This window encodes:
- the zapE gene encoding cell division protein ZapE, coding for MHGSVSAEDSGGVQHLVDRHPTVSPERLIAQLRPPPTFADVGFGTYRPDPAEPTQAAALVACQDFCREAVERRAGRRKLLGKRAVLSGVGIYLDGGFGVGKTHLLASAYYRLPGPRPKAFATFGELTQLAGVFGFAECIDLLADYTAVCIDEFELDDPGNTTLVSRMLSSLVERGVSVAATSNTLPEQLGEGRFAAQDFLREINTLASIFTTVRIEGPDYRHRGLPPAPPPLSDDEVVARAADVAGATLDDFDALCAHLATMHPSRYLSLIEGVTVVFLTGVHGIDDQNVALRLVSLTDRLYDAGIPVVASGAKLDSIFSEEMLAGGYRKKYLRATSRLLALTAAATQPRES
- a CDS encoding protoporphyrinogen oxidase; the protein is MTPRSYCVVGGGISGLTAAYRLRQAAGDDATITLFEPDDRLGGILRTEQLGGRPMDLGAEAFVLRRPEMPALLAELGLSDRQLGTTGARPLIYSQGELHPLPAATVVGIPSSAASVAGLVDEATVARIDAEPGRPLDWQPGSDPAAAELVGDRFGEQTVARSVDPLLSGVYAGSAATIGLRAAAPSVAAALDRGATSLTDAVRRGLPPTTGAPVFGALDRGYQVLLDELVERARARWVRAAVDRLERAGRGWVLGDDTGARCNADAVILAIPAPRLARLISRVAPQTHAAARRITSASSVVVALAVPGDTAFPQCSGVLAASGERLRCKAITLSSRKWGIGGDLQFLRLSFGRYGDDLAATASDEELLAWARQDLKAVFGLTVDPVEARVQRWIEAMPQYGPGHADVVAALRAGLPPTLAVAGSYLDGIGVPACIGAAGKAVERVIGAGEAAGTEVAR
- a CDS encoding pyrimidine reductase family protein encodes the protein MPESGTGKAADTAMTLLGSGRELDDGELPQLYAYPDTDDTWVRANFITSIDGGATAEGKTGPMAGPGDRLIFFLLRELADVIVVGAGTVRVEGYSGAHAGIAERQRRQARGQSEVPQLAIVTKSGLLDREMGVFTRTEVPPLVLTCTAAADETRHLLGDLAEVIDCSGSDPNKVDEAALLAILRARGMRRVLTEGGPMLLGSLMQRDMLDELCLTIAPYIIGGLARRIATGPGQALSRMDCQHVLTDDAGYLYTRYVRA
- the hemQ gene encoding hydrogen peroxide-dependent heme synthase, whose translation is MAKIDFDALNSTIRYLMFSVYSVEPGELGEQRDAVIDDATRFFKQQEERGVVVRGLYDVAGLRADADFMIWTHAERVEALQATYADFRRTTALGQVSAPVWSSVALHRPAEFNKSHIPAFLAGEEPGAYICVYPFVRSYEWYLLPDEERRRMLAEHGMAAREYKDVRANTVPAFALGDYEWILAFEAPELHRIVDLMRELRATDARRHTREETPFFTGPRVAIEQLVNSLP
- a CDS encoding alpha/beta hydrolase, with the protein product MATVVGMSRHLTPATVLVPLTVVVTALLTACVPGLPADPRFATNAGARPQGAATTKPPPAGPPPIAAPKNDLSWHDCTSKVLSDAGVRNAPAGVQLDCANYDADLDPVNGGTGTVTVGVVRARSSQTPKDAGPVVFTTGSDMPSSAQLPVWLSRSGNDLLAAHPIVAVDRRGIGMSSPIDCRDRSDRQAMRDQAQFQTGDDPVANLSDVSNTATTSCTDAIAPGDSAYDNSHAASDIERLRSLWDVPSVALLGIGNGAQVALAYASSRPDKVARLMVDSPIALGVNAEAAAEQQVKGQQAALDAFAAQCVAVNCALGPDPKGAVSALLADARAGRGPGGASLAEVVNAITVALGFPSGGRVNATTSLASALAAARSGDTNQLNSLINHADATEDSDGQFVNSCSDAINRPTPDRVRELVVAWGKLYPQFGTVAALNLVKCVHWPTISPPAPPKELKVDVVLLGVQNDPIVGSEGVAQTAATIINAGAASRRVMWQGIGHGASIYTPCAIPPLVGYLDTGKVPATDTYCPA
- the msrB gene encoding peptide-methionine (R)-S-oxide reductase MsrB, translating into MSQPKLQLTDDEWRKKLTPEEFRVLRRAGTERPGVGEYTDTKTQGVYECRACGKELFRSTEKFDSHCGWPSFFDPANSDAVILRPDHSMGTTRTEVICANCHSHLGHVFAGEGYPTPTDQRYCINSISLRLVPTEG
- a CDS encoding GNAT family N-acetyltransferase, whose translation is MEPLTLDIQRVAADSVDLTELANVAALTFPLACPPTATPENIASFVSTNLTPARFGEYLNDPNRAILTARRDDRIVGYAMLVRGVSQDPGVQRAVEIRPAAELSKLYLLPDCHGSGASAALMQRALAAADDSKVRCVWLGVSKANQRAQRFYAKSGFKVNGTRTFQVGDHLENDYVMIREAG
- a CDS encoding DUF732 domain-containing protein — its product is MTRLLMLVSAVAMLCTAAPACADPMDDQFLAALQASGVTFPDPGRAIAAGKWVCQAVGQGTQMVDVVKTVEDRNPGLREENAAKFAAIAATAYCPGALPHTTATNGPQ
- a CDS encoding class I SAM-dependent methyltransferase, which gives rise to MTTEFDPNDPTRFEEMYRDERMSHGLPAATPWDIGGPQPVVQQLVALGAIKGEVLDPGTGPGHHAIYYATKGYSATGIDGSAAALDRARENAQNAGVSVNFELADATKLDGLENRFDTVVDCAFYHTFSSEPELARSYAQALRRATKPGARLYMFEFGAHDVNGFTMMRSLSENDFRDVLPAGGWEISYLGTTTYQVNISAEQIEMMAARNPDMADRTEDMLKRFRAMEPWLVNGRVHAPFWEVHATRTD
- the aftC gene encoding arabinofuranan 3-O-arabinosyltransferase, which encodes MYGALVTAADSTRTGLRNSVLAAFGPQTGPPSTATILRSVLWPVAILSVLHRSIVLTLNGNITDDFKPVYRAVLNFRNHWDIYNEHFDYVDPHYLYPPGGTLLMAPFGYLPFSPSRYLFILINTVAILIAWYLLLRLFKFTLASVAAPALLLAMFCTESVTSTLVFTNINGCVLLAEVLFLRWLLDGKVSHQWWAGFVIGLTLTLKPVLGPLLLLPLLNRQWRTLVPALVVPAVINAVAWPLVSDPMDFVTKTLPYIGGTRDYFNSSIEGNGVYFGLPTWLIVFLRILFILLTIGALRLLYRYYRTRDPLFWFTGSSGVLLLCSWLVLPLAQGYYSMMLFPFLMTVVLPNSLIRNWPAWLGIYGFMALDDWLIYKYMRYGRALHYLKITYGWSLLLIVAFTVLLFRYLDAKAENRLNDGIDPAWLTAGRERASVDA